A genomic segment from Juglans regia cultivar Chandler chromosome 14, Walnut 2.0, whole genome shotgun sequence encodes:
- the LOC118344569 gene encoding uncharacterized protein LOC118344569: EEKKVKLAVIEFTDYAIIWWDQLVTNRRRNYERPIETWGELKALMRRRFVPSHYYRDLFQKLQNLTQGSRSVEDYHKEMEVAMIRANVEEDREATMARFLSGLNRDIANVIELQHYVEIEDMVHMAMKVERQLKRKGTARYTSISSTTWKSKWDRNDPAEAKRKTEPPKGKDEGTSNKPKVESQPSRNRDIKCFKCLGSGHIASQCPNRRVMIMRDNGEVMTESEDDSDEVPELDDASDDDGVVYPVTGESLVARRALNAHIKVDDAEQQRENIFHTRCHVNNKVCSMIIDGGSCTNVASTTLVEKLNLPTLKHSRPYKLQWLNDCGEVRVDKQVLVTFSIGKYQDEVLCDVVPMHAGHILLGRPWQYDRREFEDVFPEEMPNELPPIRGIEHQIDFVPGAAIPNRPAYRSNPEETKELQRQVEDLMSKGYVRESMSPCAVPVLLVPKKDGTWRYVVSTKGIEVDEEKVKAIKEWPTPKSITEVRSFHGLASFYRRFVKDFSTIAAPLTEVIKKNVGFHWGANQENAFATIKERLCSAPVLALPDFNKAFEIECDASGIGIGAVLMQDRRPIAFFSEKLSGASLKYPTYDKELYALVRALETWQHYLWPREFVIHTDHESLKHLKGQGKLNKRHARWMEYIETFPYVIRYKQGKENIVADALSRRYHDGYLFKESKLCLPNCSMRELLVREAHGGGLMGHFGVKKTLDILHEHFFWPKMKRDVNRICGRCITCRKAKSKVLPHGLYTPLPVPSEPWVDISMDFVLGLPRTKRGRDSIFVVVDRFSKMAHFIPCHKTDDATNIADLFFREIVRLHGVPRSIVSDRDVKFLSYFWKVLWGKLGTKLLFSTTCHPQTDGQTEVVNRTLTQLLRTVVHKNLKTWEDCLPFIEFAYNRTMHTTTSYSPFEIVYGFNPLTPLDLMPLPVDDRNWVWVHMRKERFPAHRRTKLHPRGDGPFQILEKINDNAYKVDLPGEYKVSATFNVSDLSPFDVGEDSRSNPFEERGNDRNQGGPTLKDPLQVPDGPITRSRAKKIKEAMQGLGYEVVIPRCVFRGLSPIREIEHYVDLVTVSSALLLHPNRGATYIYVHRELHTALPEYFPGSELSYLIDHLSEDEMSCYKSVEFPTPSVPFSKRLK; this comes from the exons gaggagaagaaagtgaagttggcggtaattgagttcactgattatgctattatttggtgggatcaattagtgaccaataggagaaggaattatgagaggcctatagagacatggggagagttgaaagctctcatgaggcggagatttgttcctagccattactatagagacctttttcagaaattacaaaatcttacacaggggtctaggagtgtggaggattaccataaggagatggaggtggcgatgattcgggctaatgtagaggaggaccgagaggccaccatggctagatttttgagtgggttgaatagggacatagccaatgtaattgaattgcagcattatgtggagatagaggacatggtgcacatggctatgaaggtggagaggcaattaaagagaaaagggacagcaaggtacacttcgatttctagcactacttggaaatcaaaatgggataggaatgatccagctgaagcaaagagaaagaccgaaccacctaagggaaaagatgagggaactagcaacaaacccaaggtagaatcccaaccttcacggaatagagatatcaaatgttttaagtgtttgggttcagggcacattgcttctcaatgtccaaataggagggtgatgattatgcgtgacaatggggaggtgatgactgagagtgaagatgatagtgatgaggtgcccgagttggatgatgctagtgatgatgatggagtggtataccctgtgacaggtgagtctcttgttgccaggcgtgctcttaatgcacacattaaggtggatgatgcagagcaacagagagagaacattttccatactagatgccatgtcaacaataaggtatgtagtatgatcattgatggagggagttgtactaatgtggctagcactactttggttgagaaattgaatttaccaaccttaaaacactctagaccatacaaattgcagtggttgaatgattgtggagaggttagggtggataaacaagtgttagttactttttctattgggaagtatcaagatgaggtgctttgtgatgttgtgcctatgcatgcgggccatattttgttggggaggccgtggcagtatgataggaga gagtttgaggatgtattcccggaggagatgccaaatgagttgccacccattagaggcattgagcaccagattgattttgtgcccggggctgctattccaaaccgaccagcctataggagtaatccagaggagacaaaggagcttcagaggcaagttgaggatttgatgagcaaggggtacgtgagggaaagcatgagcccttgtgcagtaccagtgctactagtgccaaagaaggatgggacgtggagg tacgttgttagtacaaagggtattgaggtggatgaagagaaagtcaaggccatcaaggagtggccaacgccaaaaagcatcactgaggtaagaagctttcatgggctagctagcttttatcggcgttttgttaaagacttcagcaccattgctgcaccactcactgaggtaattaaaaagaatgttgggtttcattggggggctaatcaagagaatgcttttgccactattaaagaaaggttgtgctctgcacctgtgttagcattacctgattttaacaaagcttttgagattgaatgtgatgcctcaggaatagggattggagccgttttgatgcaggataggcggcccatagccttcttcagtgaaaagttaagtggggcatccctgaagtaccctacttatgacaaagagctttatgctcttgttcgtgcattagagacttggcagcactacctatggccaagggaatttgtgatccacaccgatcatgaatcattgaagcatctcaagggtcaaggtaagttgaataaaaggcatgctagatggatggaatacattgagacctttccctatgtcatccgttacaagcaaggtaaggagaacattgttgctgatgctctatcccggaggtat catgatggttatttgtttaaagaaagcaaactttgtctgccaaattgttctatgcgtgagttattggtgcgtgaggcacatggtggggggttaatgggacactttggtgtcaagaaaactttagacattttgcatgaacatttcttttggcctaagatgaagagagatgttaaccgtatttgtggaaggtgcattacatgtagaaaggccaaatctaaggttttgccacatgggttgtatacacccttacccgttcctagtgagccatgggtcgacatatctatggactttgttttggggctgcctaggaccaaaaggggtagagattctatttttgttgttgttgatagattcagtaagatggcacatttcattccatgccataaaacagatgatgcaacaaatatagctgacttgtttttcagggagatagtgcgactccatggtgtacctaggagtattgtttctgatagggatgttaaattccttagctacttttggaaggtgttgtgggggaaattgggtactaagctcttattttccactacttgtcatccacagactgatggtcagactgaagtagttaataggactttaactcagcttttacgcactgttgttcataagaatttaaaaacttgggaggattgtttgccatttatagagtttgcatataataggacgatgcatactactacttcatactctccttttgaaattgtttatggatttaatccacttactcctttggatttgatgcctttacctgttgatgacagga attgggtttgggttcacatgcgcaaagaaagattcccagcccatagaaggacaaagttgcatcctcgaggagatggaccttttcaaattcttgagaaaattaatgacaatgcatataaagtcgatcttccaggtgagtataaagtttctgcaactttcaatgtttctgatctttctccttttgatgtaggtgaagattcgaggtcgaatccttttgaggagagggggaatgataggaaccaaggtgggcctactcttaaagatcctttgcaagttccagatgggccaattacaagatcaagggccaagaagatcaaggaagcaatgcaaggattg ggatatgaggtcgtgattcctagatGTGTGTTTAGgggattgtcacctattagggagatagagcactacgttGATCTTGTGACAG